A single Pseudomonas sp. MM223 DNA region contains:
- the btuB_7 gene encoding Vitamin B12 transporter BtuB (*Name btuB_7), producing MSRTPLFALPLACLLSPLANAAPTSEDQRLDTVTVISTGLRGNQRTVADSPAPIDVISSDQLLRTGRAELSEAISKLLPSFNFGTNIAGFQSGVRPLSNRSLGPAYTLVLVNGKRRHNSAVPASGSTDNSGANAVDIDMIPVSAVSHIEVLKDSAAAQYGSDAVAGVINIILKSASSGGHYESSYGQLYSGQGETIKLAGDQGFSLGDGGFLHLSGEARKRGSANWIDKAAPDYRAYFEDDRQAAWDHRAVKNGDPDLRAFNLGYNAELPINDALKLYSFATYAERKLEAFNNYRLPNSNASIPELFPDGYFPLNNIKDTDYQWLLGAKGAAGAWDWDLSTTYGRNKNQQSSDLTINPTYGPASPTSFDDLATLQFDQWVNNLDITRAFDGLFGLAVPTRVSAGLEHRWERFQTFAGDPIAYSVGPYTYPATLADGRPNPLYALANGQTAVGAQAALTIRPEDEADVKRNNYAAYIDLGLDLTPRWYLGAAARVEHYDDDSGNTASFKLNSRYELSETVAVRGTLGSGFRAPSLTQSGYTVSDNRTALDADGNVVPALRRTVAPGSAAALAFGGDKLDPEKSRNAGLGLTWQPARRTSVTLDTYLIDIDDRILLTENLYDRQNGAGAIGDILESLGLARTTWINYYTNAFDTRTRGLDLVGDHTSEFGAWGDVRWTLGFNWNKTTVRGTRGTPAALAAAGIDVVGHGREGDLVAASPKTKWVLGSQWLLGNFTGTLQTTRYGKVETWQQNQAQDRTFGAKWITDLDLSYLLFDSLTVSLGGTNIFNVRPDKNGVYNANGNQAAYGNPPFHPGGGYWYTKLAYDF from the coding sequence ATGTCTAGAACACCGCTTTTCGCCCTCCCCCTGGCCTGCCTGCTCTCCCCGCTGGCCAACGCTGCCCCAACCTCCGAAGACCAACGCCTGGATACCGTCACGGTGATCTCCACCGGCCTGCGAGGCAACCAGCGCACCGTCGCCGACAGCCCGGCGCCAATCGACGTGATCAGCAGCGATCAACTATTGCGTACCGGCCGCGCCGAGCTGTCCGAGGCCATTTCCAAACTGCTGCCCTCGTTCAACTTCGGCACCAACATCGCCGGCTTCCAGTCTGGCGTGCGGCCGCTGAGCAACCGCAGCCTGGGCCCGGCCTACACCCTGGTGCTGGTCAATGGCAAACGCCGCCACAACAGCGCCGTGCCGGCCAGCGGCTCGACCGATAACAGCGGTGCCAACGCCGTGGATATCGACATGATCCCGGTCAGCGCGGTGTCGCACATCGAGGTCCTGAAAGACAGCGCCGCCGCCCAGTACGGCTCGGATGCGGTCGCCGGGGTGATCAACATCATCCTCAAGAGCGCCAGCAGCGGCGGCCATTACGAAAGCAGCTACGGCCAGTTGTACAGCGGCCAGGGCGAAACCATCAAATTGGCTGGCGACCAGGGCTTCAGCCTGGGTGACGGTGGTTTCCTGCACCTGTCCGGGGAGGCACGCAAGCGCGGTAGCGCCAACTGGATCGACAAGGCCGCCCCCGATTACCGCGCCTACTTCGAAGACGACCGCCAGGCCGCCTGGGACCACCGGGCAGTGAAGAACGGCGACCCCGACCTGCGCGCCTTCAACCTCGGCTACAACGCCGAGTTGCCGATCAACGACGCCCTCAAGCTGTATTCGTTCGCCACCTACGCCGAACGCAAGCTGGAGGCCTTCAACAACTACCGGCTGCCCAACAGCAACGCATCGATCCCGGAACTGTTCCCTGATGGCTATTTCCCGCTCAACAACATCAAGGACACCGACTACCAGTGGCTGCTCGGCGCCAAGGGCGCAGCGGGAGCCTGGGACTGGGACCTGTCCACCACCTACGGGCGCAACAAGAACCAACAGTCCAGCGACCTCACCATCAACCCCACCTACGGCCCTGCCTCGCCGACCTCGTTCGATGACCTGGCCACCTTGCAGTTCGACCAGTGGGTGAACAACCTGGACATCACCCGCGCCTTCGACGGGCTGTTTGGCCTGGCCGTGCCGACCCGCGTCTCGGCAGGCCTGGAGCACCGCTGGGAGCGCTTCCAGACCTTCGCCGGCGACCCCATTGCCTACAGCGTCGGCCCCTACACCTACCCGGCTACCCTGGCCGATGGGCGCCCTAACCCGCTCTATGCGCTGGCCAACGGCCAAACTGCCGTTGGCGCCCAGGCCGCGCTGACCATTCGCCCGGAAGACGAGGCCGATGTGAAGCGCAACAACTACGCCGCCTACATCGACCTGGGCCTGGACCTGACCCCGCGCTGGTACCTGGGCGCCGCCGCGCGCGTCGAGCACTACGACGACGACTCGGGCAACACCGCCAGCTTCAAGCTCAATTCACGCTATGAACTGAGCGAAACCGTGGCGGTACGCGGCACCTTGGGCAGCGGTTTCCGTGCACCGTCGCTGACACAGAGCGGCTATACGGTCAGCGACAACCGCACCGCGCTGGATGCCGACGGCAATGTAGTGCCGGCCCTGCGCCGCACCGTGGCGCCCGGCAGTGCTGCCGCGCTGGCATTCGGTGGTGACAAGCTCGACCCGGAGAAGTCGCGCAACGCCGGCCTTGGCCTGACCTGGCAGCCGGCGCGCCGGACCAGCGTCACCCTGGACACCTACCTGATCGACATCGACGACCGTATTCTGCTGACCGAAAACCTCTACGACCGGCAGAACGGTGCCGGTGCCATTGGCGACATTCTCGAATCGTTGGGCCTGGCGCGCACCACCTGGATCAACTACTACACCAATGCCTTCGACACCCGCACCCGTGGCCTTGACCTGGTGGGTGACCACACCAGCGAGTTCGGTGCCTGGGGCGATGTGCGCTGGACCTTGGGCTTCAACTGGAACAAGACCACCGTGCGCGGCACCCGAGGCACGCCCGCAGCGCTGGCCGCTGCCGGTATCGACGTGGTCGGCCATGGCCGCGAAGGCGACCTGGTAGCGGCCTCGCCTAAAACCAAATGGGTACTGGGCAGCCAGTGGTTGCTGGGTAACTTCACCGGCACCTTGCAGACCACCCGCTACGGCAAGGTCGAAACCTGGCAGCAGAACCAGGCCCAGGACCGCACCTTCGGCGCCAAGTGGATCACCGACCTGGACCTGTCGTACCTGCTGTTCGACAGCCTCACGGTCAGCCTGGGCGGCACCAATATCTTCAATGTGCGGCCAGACAAGAACGGCGTGTACAACGCCAACGGCAACCAGGCGGCGTACGGCAACCCGCCGTTCCACCCGGGTGGCGGCTATTGGTACACCAAGCTGGCCTACGACTTCTGA
- the cbiG gene encoding Cobalt-precorrin-5A hydrolase (*Name cbiG) encodes MPAFYAGFGCRRGCPADTLQTLLHQALASQGLALADLRGIASISLKADEAGLQQLAERLGLPLVLYHSAQLQAFEPLLSHRSATAHAHSGCWGVAESAALALASQQLGTARLLLPREVLGPATLALAC; translated from the coding sequence ATGCCGGCTTTCTACGCCGGCTTCGGCTGCCGTCGGGGTTGTCCGGCGGACACCCTGCAAACCCTGCTACACCAAGCCCTGGCTAGCCAGGGCCTGGCGCTTGCCGACCTGCGCGGCATTGCCAGCATCAGCCTCAAGGCCGACGAAGCTGGCTTGCAGCAACTGGCCGAACGCCTTGGCTTGCCCTTGGTGCTGTACCATAGCGCACAACTGCAAGCCTTTGAGCCGCTGCTCAGCCACCGCTCAGCCACAGCCCATGCCCACAGTGGCTGCTGGGGCGTGGCCGAAAGTGCGGCACTGGCCCTGGCCAGCCAGCAGCTGGGAACGGCAAGGTTGCTGCTACCCCGCGAGGTACTGGGCCCGGCAACCCTCGCCCTGGCCTGCTGA
- the cobM gene encoding Precorrin-4 C(11)-methyltransferase (*Name cobM), with translation MTVYFIGAGPGDPELITVKGQRLIRQCPVIIYAGSLVPAAVLEGHQAETVINSAELHLEQIIAAMRSAHEQGQDVARVHSGDPSLYGAIGEQIRHLQALGIDYQIVPGVTATAASAALLGCELTLPQVAQTVILTRYGDSSPMPPGEQLGDLARHGSTLAIHLGVKHLSRIVEELLPHYGAHCPVAVVHRATWPDQDWVRGTLGDIVELVAAKDFRRTALILVGHVLGDTPFAESALYRAGHAHLYRPGD, from the coding sequence ATGACGGTGTACTTCATCGGTGCCGGCCCCGGCGACCCGGAACTGATCACGGTCAAGGGCCAACGGCTGATCCGCCAGTGCCCGGTGATCATCTATGCCGGCTCACTGGTACCTGCTGCCGTGCTTGAAGGCCACCAGGCCGAGACCGTGATCAACAGTGCCGAGCTGCACCTGGAACAGATCATCGCCGCCATGCGCAGCGCACACGAACAAGGCCAGGATGTGGCGCGGGTACACAGCGGCGACCCCAGCCTGTACGGCGCCATCGGTGAACAGATCCGCCACCTGCAGGCACTGGGCATCGATTACCAGATCGTCCCCGGGGTCACCGCCACGGCGGCCAGCGCTGCGCTGCTCGGCTGCGAGCTGACCCTGCCACAGGTAGCGCAGACGGTGATCCTCACCCGCTATGGCGACAGCTCGCCAATGCCGCCCGGCGAACAACTAGGCGATCTGGCGCGCCATGGCAGTACCTTGGCCATTCACCTGGGGGTCAAGCACCTCTCGCGGATCGTTGAAGAACTGCTGCCGCACTACGGCGCACACTGCCCGGTGGCGGTGGTACATCGTGCCACCTGGCCAGACCAGGACTGGGTGCGCGGCACCCTGGGCGATATCGTCGAACTTGTTGCGGCAAAAGATTTCCGCCGCACGGCGCTGATCCTGGTAGGCCATGTGCTCGGGGATACGCCATTCGCCGAGTCGGCCTTGTACCGTGCCGGGCACGCCCACCTGTATCGCCCTGGCGACTGA